From the genome of Candidatus Methylomirabilota bacterium:
ACCGTCTCCCAGTACGTCGCCATCACGATCCTCATTCTCGAGCGCGGGGTGCCGCCCGAGTACGTGCCCTTTCATCTGATCTCGGTGGGCGTCCTCTGGGTGGCGCTGGCGCTGACGGTTGTCTCGGGCGCCGACTACTTCTACCGGTTCTTCCTCAAGGCGGGGCCGCGCGCGATCATCAAGGACCAGGAACGCTGGCCGTGAGGGTGCTGGGCCTCATCGGGGTCTATCTCATCGGCTCGATTCCTATCGGGTTCCTGGTCGCCCGCGCCGCGGGTGGCTTCGACATCCGGGGCAAGGGCAGCGGCAACATCGGCGCCACCAACGTCCTCCGGACTCTCGGTCCCGTCCCCGCGGTGCTGACATTGCTCGGCGATGTTGCAAAGGGTTATGTTGCCGTCAGAGCGGCGGAAGTGATTGGGCCCGAGCCCGTGTGGGGCGCCGCCGGGGCGGTGCTCGCCATCGTGGGCAACTGCTGGCCGCTCTTTCTTCGCTTCAAGGGAGGCAAGGGCGTGGCCACGGCGCTGGGGGCCTTTCTCGCGCTGACTCCCAGCGCCATCCTGCTCGCGATGGCCGTGTGGATCGTCCTCACGGCGGCCTTCCGCTACGTGTCGCTCGCCTCCATCCTGGCGTGCGTGGGCCTGGCGATCGGCGCGTGGCTCTTCGGCTATACGCCGATGTACGCGGCGGCGGCGGCCTGCGCCGCCGTGCTCATCGTATGGCGGCACCACGAGAACGTGAAGCGGCTCCTCTCGGGCACGGAGCGCCGGCTTGGGGAGCGGGCGTCCACCGCATGACATGCTGGGGCGCATGACAACCTGGGGCGCATGACATCCCGCGGGGGCGCGGTGGCGGTCATCGGCGCCGGGAGCTGGGGGACGGCCCTGGCGGTCCAGCTCGGCCGAAGCGGCATGGCGGTGCGGCTCTGGGCTCGCGATCCGGCGCTGGCCCGGGCGATCGGCGGCGCGCGCGAGAACCGGCGCTATCTCCCCGACGTCCCCCTTCCAGAGAGCGTTGTCGCCGGTGCCGACCACCTCGAGGCGCTCGACGGCAGCGACCTCGTGATCCTCGCGGTGCCGTCTCACTTTCTGCGCGGGGTGCTGCAGCTGATGGCGGCCGCGATCCCGAGCGGGGCGGTGCTGCTGTCGGCGACCAAGGGTCTCGAGCCCTCGAGCGCGCTCCGCATGTCCGAGCTTCTCGCCCAGATCGTCCCCGCGCACCAAGTCGCGGCCCTCTCGGGCCCGTCCTTCGCTCGCGAGGTGGCGCTGGGCAAGCCCACCGCCCTCGTGGTGGCCTCGACGGATGCGGGCGTCGCGCGGAGCCTCCAGGAGCGGCTGAGCGTTCCCGCCTTCCGGCTCTACACGAACCGCGACGTCGTCGGTGTCGAGATCGGCGGCGCGCTGAAGAACGTGATGGCGATCGCCACCGGGCTCTCAGACGGGCTTGGGCTCGGCGAGAACGCGCGCGCGGCGCTCATCACCCGCGGCCTGGCCGAGATGGGGCGCCTGGCGGTCCGGCTCGGAAGCCAGCCCGCGACGCTCGCGGGGCTGGCCGGGCTCGGCGACCTCGTGCTGACCTGCACGGGCTCACAGAGCCGCAACCACCGGCTCGGCCTGGCAGTCGCGAGAGGCCAAACCTTGGCCCAGGCGGAAGCGTCCACTCCCATGGTCGCTGAGGGCGTGCGCACCGTCGCCTCGGCCCGGATGCTGGCCGGGCGGGCAGGGGTGAGCATGCCGATTTGCGACGAGGTCTCGGCCGTGCTCTTCGAGGCCAAGCCCGTGAAGGAGGCGCTTGCCTCACTCCTTGCCCGGGAGCCGCGCCCCGAGGAGGAGCACGCCGGCCGTGCCTGAGCTGAGGCGCGATCCCGTCGTCGGCCGATGGGTGATCATCTCGACCGAGCGCTCCAGGCGGCCCTCCGACTTCGCCTCCGCGCCGGTCCATCCAAAGGAGACCGGTCCCTGCGTCTTCTGCCCCGGGCAGGAGTCGCGCACGCCCGAGGAGATCCTCGCGGTGCGCGAGCCGACGAGCGCTCCCAATGGCCCCGGCTGGGAGGTCCGCGTGGTGCCCAACAAGTTCCCGGCGCTCAGGATCGAGGGGGATCTCGAGCCCGCGGGAGAAGGCGTCTACGACCGGATGAACGGCATCGGGGCCCACGAGGTCATCATCGAGACCCCAGAGCACGGCGCCTCACTGGCGGGACTGCCTGAGACCCAGGTGGTCGCGGTGCTCGAGGCGTGGCGCCGGCGCATGGTCGACCTCCAGAAGGATGCGCGCTTCGAGTACGTCAGCGTCTTCAAGAACCACGGCGAGGCCGCCGGCGCCTCGCTCGAGCACCCGCACTCCCAGCTCATCGCCACGCCCATCGTTCCCATGATGGTCGAGCAGGAGCTCGAGGGGGCGCTTCGTCACTTCCGCATGAAGAAGCGCTGTATCTGGTGCGACATCATCCGCCAGGAGATGCAGGGTAAGGCCCGCGGGCTCGGCCGGCTCATCCTGGCCGAGGGCGGCTTCGTGGCGCTCTGCCCATATGCTCCCCGCTTCCCATTCGAGACCTGGATCCTGCCCGAGGGCCACCGTTCGAGTTACGAAGACGCCGAGGGCGTGGACTTCGGGGCCCTGGCGAGACTCCTGGGCGAGGTCTTGAGGCGGATGAACCGGGTCCTGGGCGATCCCGCCTGGAACCTGAGCCTCCACTCGGCACCGCTGAAGACTCCGACCCTCGACCACTTCCACTGGCACCTGGAAATCATCCCGAAATTGACCAAGGTGGCGGGTTTCGAGTGGGGCACCGGCTTCTTCATAAACCCGACCCCCCCTGAGGAGGCCGCCCGGTATCTACGGGCTGGACTGCCGACAGCGACCTAAGTTGACACCACCTAAGGCGTTTGTTACACTCCGTCAGGCTTGAGAAGCAGATGATTTCTTGCGGGAATAGCTCAGTGGTAGAGCACAACCTTGCCAAGGTTGGGGTCGCGGGTTCGAATCCCGTTTCCCGCTCCATTGGTTCGATGCGGGGGTTCGATGCGGGAACCGGGGGTTGGACCGGGCCCTGTTGACGTATGTGGCGGCGTAGCCAAGTGGTTAAGGCGGAGGTCTGCAAAACCTCTATTCAGCGGTTCGAATCCGCTCGCCGCCTCCACTACAGGCAGGCGGGCGCAGCAGGCGCCGGGGTGGCGGAACTGGGAGACGCAGCGGACTTAAAATCCGTTGGCCCTTTGGGGCCGTGGGGGTTCGATTCCCTCCCTCGGCACCAGCAGTGCGGTGAACTTCAGCGCGAGCGCCGCAGCAGGCAGCGCTCGGGATGACGGAGGAGACCTAGGTGCAGACCCTTAAGGTCGCGCGCAAGACCTTCACGATGTTGAGCGAGCACCGGATGCAGATCCTCGACATCACCAAGACGATCCGCGACGTCATGCTGAGCGCCGACATCAAGGAAGGCATCCTTCTCGTCAACTCGCTGCACACGACGTGCGCGCTCTTCGTCAACGAGTTCCAGGGGGCCCTGGTCGAGGACATCAAGTCCATGATCGAGACACTGGTGGCCGAGAACGACGGCTACCGGCACGACGACCCCCGCTACTCGGACTGCGAGCGCGGCAACGCGCATTCGCACCTCCGCGCCGCGCTGCTGGGCCGGAGCGTCGCGGTCGGCATCAGCGGCGGCGAGCTGTCGCTGGGCCGCTTCCAGTCCATCCTCTTCGCCGAGCTCGACGGGCCGAGGCCGCGCAGCATCGACGTCCAGATCATGGGCGTCTAGCGCAGGCTTCTCGACAGCTTCCCTCCGCGTTCCCGGTTTCCGCCGCTCCCGCGGCCATAGCGCCTACCCATCCGTGCCAGACCCTCCGTGCCAGACCCTCCGTGTTAGACTCGTTGTATGTCGTGGAAACTCAAGAAGAAAGCCCAAGCCCTCGTCGCGGGTGAAGAGGGTGTGGTCAGCAAGGACTGGGGCGGCCGCGTCTCGGTCGCCCTGGTCTATCCCAACACCTACGCCGTGGGCATGTCCAACCTGGGCTTCCAGACGATCTACGAGCACCTGAACGCGCTGCCGGACGCCGTCTGCGAGCGCGTGTTCTTCCCTGATCCCGAGGACTCCGACGAGTACGCGCGCACCGGCACCGAGCCCTTCTCTCTCGAGTCGCTGCGCCCGCTCCGCGACTTCGACGTGGTCGGGTTCTCCGTCACCTACGAGGGCGACTACATCAACGTGCTGCGCCTCCTCGGCATGGCGGGAATCCCCTCGCGGGCGGCGGATCGCGGGCCGGGCGACCCTCTGGTGCTCATGGGCGGGGTTTGCGCCTTCTCGAACCCCGAGCCCCTGGCGCCCTTCATGGACGCCATCGCCGTCGGGGAAGGGGAGGAGCTGGTCGGGGAGATCATCGCGGCCTACGGAGCATGCCGCGCCGACGGGTCGGAGGAGTCGAGCCGTGAGGGCCTGAGGCAGCGGGTGATCGACCGGCTCAAGTCGCTCCAGGGCATCTACGTGCCGGCGGCTTACGACGTTCGCTACGCGGTGGACGGGACCATCGACGCGGTCGTGCCACTGGAGGAGGGTGTCCCGGCGCTGGTCGTGAAGAGGCGCCTCGGCGACGTCAACCGCTTCGAGACACGCTCCATTCTCAAGACCCCCAAGGCGGAATACGGCCACATGGCCCTCCTCGAGGTGGGCAAGGGCTGCGGAAGAGGGTGCCGCTTTTGTCTTGAGGGCCAGGTCTACCGGCCCGTGCGCCACCGGAGCATCGAGTCGCTGCGTGAGTCCGTCGCCCAGATCGCCAAGGAGTCCAAGCGCGTGGGTCTCGTGGGCGCCTGCGTGTCGGACTACCCATGGATCGGCGACCTCATGAAGATGCTCGAGGAGTACGGTGTCGAGGTCTCGATCTCCTCGCTGCGGGCCGACAGCCTGACCGAAGACCTGGTCGCCTCGCTCCAGCGCGGCGGGCACCGGACGCTGACCATGGCGCCCGAGGCGGGCACGGAAAGGCTACGTCGAGTCATCCGTAAGGTCATCACGGACGAGCAGCTCTACGCCGCCTGCGACCTCCTGCGCAAGTACGGCATCCCGAACCTCAAGTGCTACTTCATGATCGGCCAGCCGACCGAGACCATGGAGGACGTGGAAGCCATCCCCGATCTGGCGCGCCGCATGCTGGAGCGCCTGCGCGTGCCCGGGCCGGACGGCCATCCCTTCGGCAAGCTGACGCTGTCCGTGTCCTCCTTCGTGCCCAAGCCGTGGACGCCCTTCCAGTGGGCGCCCTTCGACGAGCCGCGCGACCTCGAGAGCAAGCTCGAAGCGATCAAGGCCGGCGCGCGGCGGCTCCAGGTGCGGGTGGTGCACGAGAACCCGCGCGAAGCGGGGCTCCAGGCGCTGCTGGCGCGGGGAGACCGCCGTGTCGGCGACTTCCTCGAAATCGCCGCCCGGCTGGACGGTGACTGGCGCCGGGCGCTTCGGGAGTGGGGGGTAGACCCCTCCTTCTACACGCGGCGCAGTCGCCCCGAGGGCGAGATCATGCCGTGGGACCACTTCGACGTGGGCGTGAAGAAGGCCGGCCTTCTTCGCGAATGGCAGCGCGCCGGGCTGGGCGAGGCCGTGCCGGCATGAGCCGCCGCGTCTTCATCGGGCCGGCCGCCGACGTCCCGATCGGGGAGGGGCGTGTCGTGGAGGCCGAAGGCAAGACTCTCGCCCTCTTCAACGTGGACGGCGCCTTCTACGCCCTCGACAATGACTGCGCGCACCGCGGCGGGCCGCTGGGCGAGGGAGATCTCGACGGCACGGTGGTCGTGTGCCCGTGGCACGCCTGGCGCTGGGACGTGAAGACGGGCGCCAACGTCAACAACCCGGCCCTCAAGATGCCCTGCTTCCCGGTGTCGGTGGACGACGGCCGCGTCTTCGTGGAGCTGCCGTGATCCGCGATACCTTCGCGCGGCCGCTCCGCAACCTCCGCCTCTCCGTCACGGACCGCTGCAACCTCCGCTGCGCCTACTGCATGCCGGAAGAGGAGTATGCGTGGCTGCCGCGCGCCGACATCCTGACCTTCGAGGAGGTTGCCCGGCTGGTGGACGTCTTCGCCGGTCTCGGCGTCGACAAGGTGCGCCTCACGGGCGGCGAGCCGCTCCTGCGGAAGGATCTGCCCCGCCTCGTCAAGATGATCGCGGCCGAGCCCCGCATCCGCGACCTGGCCATCACGACCAACGGCATCCTTCTGGCCCAGGAGGCCCAGGCGCTCCGTGACGCGGGCATCCGGCGTGTGACGGTCAGCCTCGACACCCTCAAGCCCGATCGTTTCCGCGCGCTGACCCGTCGCGACGCGTACCAGCAGGTCATCGAGGGGATCGAGGCCGTCAGCCGCATGGGCTGGCCCGGTCTCAAGCTCGATACGGTGGTGATGCGCGGGGTCAACGACGACGAGATCGCGGATCTGATCGAGTTCGCGCGCCGGATGGGCGCGGAGCTTCGCTTCATCGAATACATGGACGTGGGCGGGGCGACACGGTGGTCGATGGACCAGGTCGTCTCCCGCGCCGACATCCTCGATCGCCTCACGGAGCGTTACGGGCGGGTCGAGGCCATCGTCGAGGAGTCTTCGGCGCCGGCCGACCGCTTCCGGCTCCCTGATGGCTTGACCTTCGGGATCATCTCCTCGACCACGGCGCCGTTCTGCCAGACCTGCGACAGGAGCAGGCTCACCGCGGACGGGCAGTGGCTCCTCTGCCTGTACGCCACGGCCGGAATAGACTTGAGGAAATACTTGAGGGATGGCACTTCAAACGACGATCTGGCTGGGCTGATCCGCTCGGCATGGGTGGGGCGCAGAGACAGGGGCGCGGAGGAGCGGCTCCTG
Proteins encoded in this window:
- the plsY gene encoding glycerol-3-phosphate 1-O-acyltransferase PlsY; its protein translation is MRVLGLIGVYLIGSIPIGFLVARAAGGFDIRGKGSGNIGATNVLRTLGPVPAVLTLLGDVAKGYVAVRAAEVIGPEPVWGAAGAVLAIVGNCWPLFLRFKGGKGVATALGAFLALTPSAILLAMAVWIVLTAAFRYVSLASILACVGLAIGAWLFGYTPMYAAAAACAAVLIVWRHHENVKRLLSGTERRLGERASTA
- a CDS encoding NAD(P)H-dependent glycerol-3-phosphate dehydrogenase, which produces MTSRGGAVAVIGAGSWGTALAVQLGRSGMAVRLWARDPALARAIGGARENRRYLPDVPLPESVVAGADHLEALDGSDLVILAVPSHFLRGVLQLMAAAIPSGAVLLSATKGLEPSSALRMSELLAQIVPAHQVAALSGPSFAREVALGKPTALVVASTDAGVARSLQERLSVPAFRLYTNRDVVGVEIGGALKNVMAIATGLSDGLGLGENARAALITRGLAEMGRLAVRLGSQPATLAGLAGLGDLVLTCTGSQSRNHRLGLAVARGQTLAQAEASTPMVAEGVRTVASARMLAGRAGVSMPICDEVSAVLFEAKPVKEALASLLAREPRPEEEHAGRA
- the galT gene encoding galactose-1-phosphate uridylyltransferase, yielding MPELRRDPVVGRWVIISTERSRRPSDFASAPVHPKETGPCVFCPGQESRTPEEILAVREPTSAPNGPGWEVRVVPNKFPALRIEGDLEPAGEGVYDRMNGIGAHEVIIETPEHGASLAGLPETQVVAVLEAWRRRMVDLQKDARFEYVSVFKNHGEAAGASLEHPHSQLIATPIVPMMVEQELEGALRHFRMKKRCIWCDIIRQEMQGKARGLGRLILAEGGFVALCPYAPRFPFETWILPEGHRSSYEDAEGVDFGALARLLGEVLRRMNRVLGDPAWNLSLHSAPLKTPTLDHFHWHLEIIPKLTKVAGFEWGTGFFINPTPPEEAARYLRAGLPTAT
- a CDS encoding secondary thiamine-phosphate synthase enzyme YjbQ, translating into MQTLKVARKTFTMLSEHRMQILDITKTIRDVMLSADIKEGILLVNSLHTTCALFVNEFQGALVEDIKSMIETLVAENDGYRHDDPRYSDCERGNAHSHLRAALLGRSVAVGISGGELSLGRFQSILFAELDGPRPRSIDVQIMGV
- a CDS encoding radical SAM protein gives rise to the protein MSWKLKKKAQALVAGEEGVVSKDWGGRVSVALVYPNTYAVGMSNLGFQTIYEHLNALPDAVCERVFFPDPEDSDEYARTGTEPFSLESLRPLRDFDVVGFSVTYEGDYINVLRLLGMAGIPSRAADRGPGDPLVLMGGVCAFSNPEPLAPFMDAIAVGEGEELVGEIIAAYGACRADGSEESSREGLRQRVIDRLKSLQGIYVPAAYDVRYAVDGTIDAVVPLEEGVPALVVKRRLGDVNRFETRSILKTPKAEYGHMALLEVGKGCGRGCRFCLEGQVYRPVRHRSIESLRESVAQIAKESKRVGLVGACVSDYPWIGDLMKMLEEYGVEVSISSLRADSLTEDLVASLQRGGHRTLTMAPEAGTERLRRVIRKVITDEQLYAACDLLRKYGIPNLKCYFMIGQPTETMEDVEAIPDLARRMLERLRVPGPDGHPFGKLTLSVSSFVPKPWTPFQWAPFDEPRDLESKLEAIKAGARRLQVRVVHENPREAGLQALLARGDRRVGDFLEIAARLDGDWRRALREWGVDPSFYTRRSRPEGEIMPWDHFDVGVKKAGLLREWQRAGLGEAVPA
- a CDS encoding Rieske 2Fe-2S domain-containing protein, which codes for MSRRVFIGPAADVPIGEGRVVEAEGKTLALFNVDGAFYALDNDCAHRGGPLGEGDLDGTVVVCPWHAWRWDVKTGANVNNPALKMPCFPVSVDDGRVFVELP
- the moaA gene encoding GTP 3',8-cyclase MoaA, whose amino-acid sequence is MIRDTFARPLRNLRLSVTDRCNLRCAYCMPEEEYAWLPRADILTFEEVARLVDVFAGLGVDKVRLTGGEPLLRKDLPRLVKMIAAEPRIRDLAITTNGILLAQEAQALRDAGIRRVTVSLDTLKPDRFRALTRRDAYQQVIEGIEAVSRMGWPGLKLDTVVMRGVNDDEIADLIEFARRMGAELRFIEYMDVGGATRWSMDQVVSRADILDRLTERYGRVEAIVEESSAPADRFRLPDGLTFGIISSTTAPFCQTCDRSRLTADGQWLLCLYATAGIDLRKYLRDGTSNDDLAGLIRSAWVGRRDRGAEERLLLKNRQPLVQIGELKAKPHLEMHTRGG